From a region of the Helicoverpa armigera isolate CAAS_96S chromosome 14, ASM3070526v1, whole genome shotgun sequence genome:
- the LOC110376137 gene encoding putative carbonic anhydrase 5 yields the protein MFIKYGPLQFSGYHRVLVSGINNGHTIQFSSEGEEAIHPVVTGGPLKYLYRLEQLHFHWLSEHSINGVKFPMELHFVHVRSDLSVVEALGKRDGLAIISVFGNVQAEIDDFEPHVTEIMEYIPHLMNTGDRVSGVILDMTKLFSPNKESYYTYSGSLTSPECNEAVIWIIFDEPVYLTDAQVTI from the exons ATGTTCATCAAGTATGGACCTCTGCAGTTCTCGGGGTACCATAGGGTGCTCGTCTCTGGTATCAATAATGGGCATACAA TACAATTCAGTTCGGAGGGTGAGGAGGCGATCCACCCGGTGGTCACGGGAGGTCCTCTCAAGTACCTGTACAGGTTGGAGCAGCTGCACTTCCACTGGCTTTCTGAACACTCCATCAATGGCGTCAA ATTCCCCATGGAGTTACATTTCGTTCACGTGAGAAGTGATCTGTCAGTAGTTGAGGCGCTGGGCAAAAGGGACGGACTGGCCATCATCTCCGTGTTTGGCAAT GTACAAGCAGAGATAGACGACTTCGAACCCCATGTGACGGAGATCATGGAATACATTCCCCACCTCATGAACACCGGAGACAGGGTCAGCGGAGTCATCCTCGATATGAC GAAGCTATTCAGTCCTAACAAAGAGTCGTACTACACATACTCTGGCTCCCTGACTTCGCCTGAATGCAATGAAGCCGTCATATGGATTATATTCGATGAACCTGTATATTTGACGGATGCCCAGGTAACTATCTAG
- the LOC110376139 gene encoding putative carbonic anhydrase 5, whose translation MFAIFVLFVISLADLTLQAEWTYNQEYQWPGVCNVGKQQSPINIMTNEAVVDTHQVHIRGPLVFRGYNDVPLYAVNNGHTLKWSGVADGPAPILQGGPLRGNYTFLQFHFHWLSEHAIDGMKYPLEVHMVHIKTGLTLDEALLRSDGLAVVGVMFMVRNGYDSGRALEEIIPMVPYLGDSSQNKTEVQRIDVSRLLSHQPQSYYTYHGSLTTPMCQEVVTWIVMDKPVYITPEQYKMFTKVDVGGDFNYRSLQHPNGRVVYRSIASCASILLPTVPGTLLSLLSCLSTTLAAGVNKGIGTVLNVKRKIFGDTAKKCIKLN comes from the exons atgtttgcgATTTTTGTGTTGTTCGTGATCAGTTTGGCAg atttGACTCTGCAGGCGGAATGGACCTATAACC AGGAATACCAATGGCCGGGCGTCTGCAACGTGGGGAAGCAACAGTCCCCCATAAACATCATGACTAACGAAGCCGTGGTAGACACGCATCAGGTGCACATACGAGGCCCCCTCGTCTTCAGGGGGTACAATGATGTGCCTCTGTATGCTGTTAATAATGGACATACGC TGAAATGGTCAGGCGTGGCGGATGGGCCGGCGCCGATCCTGCAAGGAGGTCCTCTTAGAGGGAACTACACTTTCCTGCAGTTCCACTTCCACTGGCTTTCTGAACACGCTATCGATGGAATGAA GTACCCCTTGGAAGTCCACATGGTACACATCAAGACTGGTCTGACCCTCGATGAGGCTTTGCTAAGATCTGATGGATTGGCAGTCGTTGGTGTCATGTTCATG GTACGAAATGGATACGATAGCGGTCGTGCTCTGGAGGAGATCATACCGATGGTGCCCTACCTCGGTGACAGCTCACAGAACAAGACTGAGGTCCAGAGGATTGATGTTTC GCGTCTGTTGAGTCACCAACCTCAGTCGTACTACACTTACCACGGCTCCTTGACCACCCCGATGTGTCAGGAGGTAGTCACTTGGATCGTCATGGACAAACCAGTATACATCACTCCTGAACAG TACAAAATGTTTACCAAAGTGGATGTCGGCGGTGACTTCAACTACAGAAGCCTTCAACATCCCAACGGCCGTGTGGTGTACAGATCCATAGCATCCTGTGCCTCCATCCTCCTGCCCACCGTCCCTGGCACACTCCTCAGTCTCCTCTCCTGCTTATCCACCACACTCGCAGCAGGAGTCAACAAGGGTATCGGCACAGTCCTCAACGTCAAGAGAAAAATCTTCGGAGACACCGCCAAAAAGTGCATTAAGCTTAACTAG